The region GCTGCTGGGAACGGGAATCTGAGGATGCTGAGAGCAGTGCAGACCCCAGGACCTGCATCCTACTCCCCGGGGCCAGCAGCCGACCCAAGGGCTtgctcagccccacagcagcaccgGCGTTCCAGCATCCCAACACCAGCTGCAAGATACACCGAGCCACCACGGCTcccccagctcagccacagGGCCAGGGACACCACGCTGGCCCATGGGGACACCGGCAGGGATGGTGTCCGTGCTGGCCTCCCCAACCCATGGAGGCACCCTAGGGATTCGCCACTGGCCCCGCAGTGAGGGTCCTCACCCCAGCACCCCACATCTcgctgctgccaggagccacAAACTGAAATTCCACCTGTTGCGGCCGGGCCGACTCCGGTTACGCCGGGAACGCCGCTCCGGTTACACCTCCCGCACCCACCACCAGACGCGCCATTCTTTTGCGGGAACAGGTGCCCCGGCCCCCGCCACGGCCCCTGGGATGGCCACAGCTGTGCCACACCGCCACCGGCACCGCTCCGGCCCGGCTGCACTGTGGGTGCCGTGAGAGGAGCAGGCCAGTCCCAAAGGCCCAGCGGCGTCCCAGCCAGCATGACCCCCATCACACCGCGGGGacagcaccctggggacacacacCCACCCCTGCCAGCCTCCCCATGGAGGGGAcctccccagccacagcccaATCCCCTCGCTGCATCCCAATTCCAGGATGAAAGCAGCACAGGCCCAGGGTTCACGGTCCTGGAgtgccccatcccaggggtGCCAGAGTGCCCCCATCCCAGGAATCCCGGAGTGCCCCAACCTGGGGTCCCGGAgtgccccatcccagggatCCCAGAGTGCCCCATCCAAGGGATCCCGGAGTTCCCCCATCCCAGAGGGCCCCATCCCAGGAATCCTGGAGTGCCCCAACCTGGGGTCCCGGAgtgccccatcccaggggcCCTGGAGTGCCTCCATCCCCGGGATCCCAGAgtgccccatcccaggggtCCCAGAgtgccccatcccaggggtCCCAGagtgccccatcccagctccccaggggcTCTGGGAAGCAGGGGGATGGTGCCCCAGCAGCCGCTCGCGGCAGTCCCGGTTGTTTTTAGCCGAGGCTGCGGCGGCAGCCGGCGCCCTGGGAATGGCGTGCCGGGAACAGCGCGGCCCCAGACAGCCCTCGCTGGCTCGGCGACAGCCGGCAGACAAGTGCAGCTGGCACGGGGCCGCTCGGGACACGGCGCGGGGGGACCCGGCGCGCAGGCGGCCGTGCGACACCCGCGGGCACCGGGGTTTGGTGGCACCgtgcccccagcctgggcagcctcCAGACCCGATGTACCTGGGGGGGCCCAGACCACTCCGCGACCCACCGCGTCGTGCCCAGGCCGGCTGCCACGTCCCCTTGCCGTGTCCCTTGTCACAGCCTGGCAGCCGGGGCTCAGCGGGGACAGCGGAGGCCACGGCGGGCGCACGCGGCCCCTCGCCGGGCCCTGCCACGAGCCACCCCCCGCTAAGCCTCCTCCAGCCGCAGGGAGATTAACCCATTTTCCGTAATCAGCACATGTGTCACCGCAGATATGATCGCGCACCCCCCCCTCGCCGCGCTCGCCGTGTCCCCCCCGGGGCTGGCGCTGCCAGGGGGCCCTGCGGCACAGGGGTGCCCCACGGCATGGGGCACCTTGAGGCTCCAGGCACGCACTGCAGGGGACtcgcagctcctccagccccggCGTGCTGCAGCAGCGCCCCAAAAAGGGCTGGGGGGGACCcccagagcacaggcagcctcTTTGTGGCAGCGCCGGCGCCGGACGTTGCCAGGACAGTGGCTCAGGGCACGGCGGCTCAGGGCACGCGCGGCCAAATGTGGCACGTTGTCACACCAGAACCTCCTGGATATAAATAGATGCAGAGCGGCGGGATGGTGAATCCCAGCGCCGCAGGGCAGGCGGTGGCGGTGGCACAGCCGTCCCCAGGCTCCGTGGCCGCCACGCTGCTGCTGCCACGGGGACACGGAGGATGAATGAGGACAGCTGAGTGAAGCCAGGTGTCCCCGCGGGATGGAGCAGCCGCAGACACCAGGCAGCTCCGGATGAGGCGCAGGGCAGTGCCCCGCTCCTGTCATCTCGGTGTCACCGTGTCACCTTAGGGGGGCTTCGAGCAAAGGGGCCAGACACCCACCAGGCCACCCACGGGCATCCCTGGGGCGAGCACCCAGGGGAGCAGGCGCATCCTCGAGCCGCAGCAAGGTCACCCCCAAGGGCAGGGTGGGGGCCCACGGGTGACATATGGCCCGGGAGCAGCGGCCGCGGGGCCGCTAAGCCACCGAGCCGTCACCCGCTAATCccggcgcggggccgcggcgggcgCTGCACCGGGAGCCGCCAGCCGCTGCCTGCCCGGCTCCACCGGAGTGGGGGGACCGGCTTGGGGACCCCCCGTGTGTGTCCCCCAGCACCGCAGAACTGGTGGCCCCTGCCACCAACGGGGTCAAAGGTCAGAGGCACAGATTTGGGGGACAGACGCACAGATTTGGGACAGACGCACAGATTTGGGGGACAGACGCACAGATTTGTCTCCGTACCGGCCCGCCCCGGCTTGGGGCGCTGCTCCCGTCCCCCGGTGGGGGTCCCCCCTGTGCCGGGGGactgcaccccaaatccccccccagcCCGCCGGGGCtccgccgctccccgccgggCTCCGGGCAGCCGCTGCGGGAGCGAGCAGCGCACGGCCGgtccccggcccggccccgccgccccccgcccggctcccccgggcccccccgcccgccgccgccctgTCAGCCGCGCAGAGCGATGGCTTCCTCCGCCCGCCGGCCAGGAAACGGCGCAGACGCCGCTCCCGCCCCCCGGCCCCCGGCGCCCCccgcgctcccggccccgctcccccgccggggcccggccccgccgcaccCCGAAAAGGGGaagcggccccggccccccccgcccgccgcggaGGGCGCGGGGATGGGGCCGCGCGCACCGGCGGCCCGGGGAGCCCGGTAAGCCCCCGGTGGGCTGCCCGGCACCGCGCTCCGCGGCGGTCGCACGGTGCCCGGTGGGGTGTAGAGCTAGCGGAGCCTCGCCGGAGCCCggcccggggtggggggggcaGCGCTGGCGCCCGGGAGCGCCTGGCAGTCGGTACCGGGAGAGGGAACTCCGGCAGCCCCGAGCGCAGGGTAGGAGGCAGAGGCCGAAGGCGCGATCCCGGACCCGCTGCGGCTCCGGTGCTCCCGGCAGCCGCAGCCCGGCGGAGTCCCTCCCCCGCTGCGGGAACCCCGGGATCACCCGTTACCGGAGGGGGATCCCCAGAGGCGGCACCGGAGCCGCATCAAGACCCTCCTTCCCAACCCCGCTCCCACGGGCAGATCCAGAGCCCCCTCATTACCTGCTCGCGGAGACTCCAACACCGAAATCCTCAAACCCGGGGAGTTCCCGGTGGTGGCtgcatggcggcggcggcggcaccgggaAGGAGCGGGGGggaaggtggggagggggggggttCGCCCCGGCTCAGAGGGGTGAGGGAGGGGTGGGGCGGGGGTTCCCGGGGCGGTTCACCGAGCGGCGGCCGCGGCCATTGCGAGTCATGTGCTCGCGGGGAAACTTTAcccggggctgggccgggcggggcggcggcggcggcggcggcggcggcggcggagggcGGGGGGGAGCGGGAGGAGGCCACGCCCCTCGCTGCGGCcacgcccccgccccgccccgccggccaATGGGgagcgggcgggggcggggcgggggcggggccggctgGGCTTTGTAACTCTTTGAAGTCTCCAGAAAGCGGAAGGGGAGAAAGTGGGTGCGCGCGCCGCGCCGGGGGGGGGGGCTCTTAAAGGGGCCGCGCACCGCAATTCCCGTGCCACTCTTGGCCCTCTTCCCCACCACGCTCACAGGAGGGGGTGTCCCAacgaccccccccccccagcccgcTTCACTCTTCTGTGACTGTGGATACCCAGTGGGTGGAGGATTGGGGCACCCACGTGAGGGAAAACAGCGGGTGGGTGCTCCAGGGGGGGAGGGAAGAGATGGGGACACACTGCGGGGAGGagggcagagggatggggagTGCCTGAGCTGCCCCCCAGGCTCagaggggaagggctgggggcaccTGTGGCACCCCGGGGGTACAGAGTGCCTGTAGGCAGAGGaatgccctgctctgcctgtcccCGGAGAGATGCTGATCCTGGGAAGGGGATGGCGATGGAGACAGGGACACGGACACAGGCTACCCAGCCCAGAAAGGCCacccagggccctgcacagcccagacCCTGCAGTACGAGGGCTCCgagggcagtggggcaggagCTCCCCTGGGAAGACACACAAGTGAGGAGTGTAGGCAGCCTCACCACATGCCCCGGGGGGAGTCATACTGGCCCCCCACTCCCCAGGACCCTCGGGTGCCTGTCAGGATCCCACAGGAAGGTGGTGCCCACCAGGCCACTCAGCACAccgccgtgcctcagtttcccccgtGTGCTCACCAGAGCGAGCCTGGACACCCAGCGCGGAGCAGCGGCCGGCCCCCTCCCCGCACACCGGGGCCCAGCCGCCGGCATGTGCTCAGCCCAGTGGAATGTGCCAAATCACTCCCAGATGTGCACGGCGGCCAGCCCgacccccgccccgctcccACCGGGACCCCCGGCACGGGCCCCGCGGGACCGAgccccccccggcccgcccggcccgcGGCGTCGCGGCCCCGAGGGCGGGCAGGGCAGCGGCGGGTGCCAGGGCGGTGCCACCAGcgccgtgtccccgtgtctgcCGGGCCTCTCCCGGCGGGGTCGTGCGGGGtcccgccccgcagccccgcagccccgcagccccggtgCCAGGCGGGAGCAGCCGGGCGGAACGGGGCTGTCAGATGGAATCTGGGTGCCGGCGGTGACGGCCGTGCCCGCCACGTGGCCGCTTATGTAAGGAGAGAGCAAGGGAGGACAGCGGGGCACCGGGGACACCGCCGAGGGGACACCGAGCCCGCGGgcgcggcacggcacggcacggcacggcacggcgcgGCACGGTCCCGTGGGCGCGGCGACAAGGGGACACGCGCGCTGGGGCCGGGGGACAGCCGGAGCTGGGGTGTCGCGGGGTGTCCCCGCTGCTGTcaccgcagcgctggcagcccGCGGTGACGAGCGGCTCCGGCAGCCCCGCATCCAGCTGCGCCATCGATTCTTCATCCGCCGCGGCAcagcggggctggcactgccatggCCGGGGGGGCCTGTCCCCtgcgctgtccccagcccccagggACACTGGCACACCCCCTGTGCCCACCACAGCCTCAGGTGTGCGGGTGTCCCCGtgccctgccagtgccaccatcggggggacacagggcacagtgccaccatgggggggacacagggcacagtgccaccatcaccgcggggggacacagggcacagtgtcaccatggggGGGACACAGGACACAGTGCCACCATCACCGCGGGGGGACACAGGACACAGTGCCACCATCGGGGAGACACAGGGCACAGTGCCACCATCACCGCCGGGGATGGAGGTGACACAGGGAGAAGGATGCCTGCCAGCACCGCCACCACGTCACCGCGGACCCCGCGCGCTGCCAGGCGCTTCCTTCCTGCCACCGCCACCGTGCGCCGTGTCACAGTGTCGCCGTGGGGCTGCGACACTCCCTGGGCTGGCACCGTGCGGAGCTGGGGACCCCCGGGCACCCCACACGGGCAGGGGGATGGCGGTACCCACCcagagcctggggacagccagctGGGTCCCCGCTGAGCCCTACAGCgtggggagggacagggacagcgtcctgcagggtccctggcgGTGAGGGCACCGGGACACAGCCCGGAGTGACCCCGGCGCCCGCCCGTGCCGCCGCACACGTCCGACACACGGCTAAAAATAGCGCCGGCAGCGAGGGCTGAGCCTGCCCGGGGCCCCCAGACTCCCCCGTGCCCCCCCTGCCTCGGTTTCCCCGCTGCTCCCCCCGGCCAGCAGGGACCCGCGCGTCtccaaggtgtccccaaggtgtcccccgGCGCTGCGCCCCGTTTGTGGTGGCACCCaggggctgggatcccctttgtgtcctggtgctggcagctggTGGAAATGTCCCCGCGTGCTGTGAGCTGCAGGGATGCCACGGAGcagaggggacacgggagggCCACCCCTGGGGCcacggggaaactgaggcacgctGGGGACTCCAGTAGCGCGTCCtgccccaccagcagcaccccagccctggcctggagctgctggggggcacccaggggtcctgggggggatgGCAGAGGCAGGGTGGGACAGAGGGACGGGGGGCACGAGCAGAGCTTCATCCCCTCCCactccccccacccccatttGGAGCCCCCAACACTCCCCCCAGCCCGCGACGAGGAAGCTGCAAAATTAGGTCAAAGCGTCCATTATTTAACAGAAACGGAGGAGCCGGGGCCAgcagctgaggctggggctggagcccaggagaggggctggggaggacagggctgggtccccacagccctggggcaggcagggattgGGGGAACGGGGGTGAAACATGGGGGACAGGAGCCAAAGCTGAACCAAAATGACTTTATTTCATGGCAGAAGATAAAACGATCCCCCTTGTCCTCTCCCCCCAGGGGTCCCTGCCccccctgtgccactgccagcagcaggacccagagcagggctggcactgggaggaTTCTCCCTGCAGCCAGAGTGCTCAAGAGGTTCCAGAGAGCCCCAGAAAGAGCTGCGAGCAAAGATGGTCCAGGATTCATGGCAGGAGCAACACCAGAGCTCAGCATCACACACCAGGGTGGCAAGGGGGACCAGGAGCACCCCACTCCCTGCAAAAGGACTGGGGGGGccacagaggggctggggggtgtCCCAGCCTCCCCGCTAAGCTCCCACCACGCAGCAATTACAACATAACATTAATAttattacattaaaatattaataaaaagaCCCCAGACTGCCAGCCCCCGGGGCAGAACTTGACAAATGCCCAAAAACCTTGGGAGCCACTCGTCTGCTCTTGCCACAGCAGCAAAATCCCCCCTGGGGCCACGGGGAGGGGGGTCAGTGCAGCCCCCGGGCGAGGATGCTGCCCACCAGCGCCGtgtcctgcagcctgtgctccagcactgcctccTCCAGCGTCAGGGAAACCTGGCAGGGGGGAACAGGGGTGCTCAGCGCCGTGCTGCCACGCCCTGGcaccctgctgccacaccctagCACCATGCTGCCACGCCCTGGCACCGTGCTGCCACGCCCTGGCGCCGTGCCCCAGCGCTGccaccagcccctgccccacCACCCTGCCCCACCTTGGCCAGCCGCGCCTCCTTGGCCCTCTTGAGCTCCAGGACACCGCGGGACTCCAGCAGGGTGACAAGGGACAGACACTCGGCCTGGTCGACGGCGGGGAGCTGCTGGCGCCGGCACACCTGGCTGTAGGTGTCGtggagctggggagggcaggggcgGGTTAGAACACAGCAAAACCCCCAAggggacaccccggggacaCCCTGAGAGGGTCCCAGAGCCACTCACCTTGCCCAGGGTCACCTCACGGGCGCGTGAGTGgcgggccagcaggagcagggagcagagcagcaccttctgctgcagagggaaggTGTCCTGggagccccgggacccccctgCCAGCCTGTCCCCAAACACCTCCGAGAGCACCCGGGAGATGTGCAGGAGTCCCACGCGCTTGGGAacgggggacaccggggagtCACCTGTGGGACGGAGAGAGGGGATGCCAGGGAGGTGAGAACAGGCAGGTGCCCCACAAAGGGAGCCCAGGGTCACACTGAGGTGACCCCACAGGGTTTTGGCTCTGGCAGAGGCAGGGTCTGACTGGGGACTCCAGGACTCACCCCCGGGCAGAGGCTTCAGCAGGGTCTGGCTTCGCACCTCCAGCTCCACAACCTCCACAGCACGCCTGGGGAGGGACAGCCCTGAGTGCCAGGCAGAGCGGGCACCCCTGGCACCAGCAGGGAAGCTGTAGAGACTCACAGGGACCAATCTggccctggcagcactgggtTTTGGGGCACACACTGACCTACAGacgtccagggccttgcgggcATCACCGGAGACTGCAGAGACCTTGCGGGCACAGAACTGGAGTGCAGCAGAGTCCAGCACGGGGTCACCTGCCACCTGTGAGGCACCAGGGCCATCAGTGCTGCCACCCATGTGGGCACAGGACCCTGTGTCCCCCCGCTCTGtgctccccgtgtccccacctgtcccagCCGCTCCTGCAGGATGAGGGTGAGCTGCTCCTTGGTGTAGGgtgggaagtgcagcagctggggccTGCCAGCCAGCTGggctcccagcctggccaggctccTGTCTGTCAGGTCCAGGGCATTGGCCAAGCCTGCAGGgcgagaggaagaggaggatgagggATGTTCTCCAAGGAGGGAACAGGAGGAGGCTGCAAAGGGAAgtctcccagggcagcagtgcagcctcCTACACCCTGCACACACTCACCCACGAGGACgagcctggagctgggcagcTGGGGCCACTCAAAGAGGGTGTAGAGCACGTCCTGGCCTTTGCTCTCCAGCTGGTCCAGCTCATCCAGCACCAGGAGGCTGTGGGAGAGCTCAGATCAacccctgctctgtcccctcacAGCACTCcaagcagggagagcagagctgctgccagcctgcctCTCCTGGCACCCGGGGGAATCCCACTCCACCCACCAGAGCCAGGGAACTCACACCATGGGCCCCCGGGCTGTCAGATGCTTCTCCAGGCTCCGGACACGCTCCCGGCCAGTGGCCacgggcagccccagctgctgtgccagggcagggaagaCGCTGTGGGGGCTGCCCAGTGCCATGCAGTTCAGCACCACCgtcctgctgccagccagctTGTCCTGCCAGGATTGGGAGCGTTACACTGGGCCCATCCCGctgccccacagcagccccacggcctggccacggCACACACCTTGCAGTCGAGCAGAACACGGCTCAGACAGGCTGTTTTCCCAGTGCCAGGGGCTCCGGACATGTAGAGGCTGCCGGGACGGCGCCCCAGGACGTgttccagcaggaactgccggAGCACCCCCgtctcctgctccctgccctgcagccgcTCGGGCACGGCCGCGTGCAGCACCTGCTTGGCCTGCTGGTAACAGGTACCTGCACGGGGAGCAAGAGCActcagggagggaggaggcactgctgggaccccaTCCCAGCTGATCACCATCCCCATCCACGccctcatccccatccctgccttcaTATCCATACCTAGCTCTATGTAGCCATCCCCAACCCTGgctccatccccatcctcacatccccatccccatccctgccttcaTATCTAATCCTGGCTCCATACAGCCACCCCTAACCCCggctccatccccatccccatcctttCCTCCACCTTCAACTCGACCCCTATCACCATCCCTATCCCTATTCCCAATCCTTATgcctatcccatcccatccataacCCCATGCCCAGCGCTATCCACACTCACAATCCCATCCATAACcccacacccagccctgcccacactCATAACTCCATACTCAGCCCTATCCATGTTCAGAACCCCATCCATAACCCCTGCCCACACTCACAATCCCATCCATAACCCCATACTCAGCCTTATCCACACTCACAACCCCATGCCCAGACCTGCCCACACTCATAACCCCATCCATAACCCTATGCCCACCCCTGCCCACACTCACAATCCCATCATAACCCCATACCCAGCCCTATCCACACTCACAACCCCATCCATAACCCCACAGACAGCCCTATCCACACACAACCCCATCCAGAACCccatgcccagccctgcccataCTCATAACCCCATCCACAACCCCATACTCAGCCCTATCCACACTCACAACCCCATGCCCAGACCTGCCCACACTCATAACCCCATCCATAACCCTATGCCCACCCCTGCCCACACACACAATCCCATCATAACCCCATACCCAGCCCTATCCACACTCACAACCCCATCCATAACCCCATAGACAGCCCTATCCACACACAACCCCATCCAGAACGccatgcccagccctgcccacactCAAAACCCCATACCCAGCCCTATCCACACTCACAATCCCATCATAACCCCATACCCAGCCCTACCCACGCTCACAACCCCACGCCCACCTTCCTGCCTGAAGAGCCGGCTGCGTGCCTGCTGCCCGCTGAGCCCCGAGCTCCGAGGGGTCTCGGGCCCCCCGCTCCGTGGGGACGGCCCCGAGCCCTTGGGCTGCTCGGGGGAGGCCGAGGGGTCCCCAAAGAGCAGGCGGCGGCCCCGGTTCTCCTTGCTGCGTTTGGCCGGGGAGCAAGGTAAGGCATGGGGGACGTTGCACAGGTTGTCATCACCTGCGGGGACAACAAGCGGGTGGTGACAAAGGGCCACCCTCCCACTCTCCCTTTATGCTTcagcccccccaaaaaaccctgcaGGAGCAACTTTTCCTCCCGAAATGGGGGCGTCCCGGGGGTGGGACTCACCCAGGCGTTTGcgggggctcaggggctgcgCTTTGGGGCTCAGGGGCTGCGCTGCGGTCCGGTCCGAGCGTGTGTCCGGGCTGGCCTGGCCGGAGCCAGGGGGTCCCGAGGCCTCGGAACGCGGCGAGGGGCGCGGAGCACGGCAGCCGGGGTCGCTCTTGGCCGAGGGGGCAGCGAGGAGTCGGGCGCTCCTGGTGCGGGGGAAGCCGATGGTGGGCTGCCTCTTGCTGCTGGCCATGgcgggggctgcaggagaaCCGCGGCCGGGTGAGAACGACCGCCAGCCCCGCGGGTCCCGGCCATCCCCGGCCCCCCAGTCCCGGTCCCCACCGCGCTGCCCCCGTCCCTggcccccccatgtccccccatgtccccccaagcccccccatgtccccccatgtccccccatgtcccccctgtcccctcggGTCCCCCCGCTGCCGCCACCGACCTTCTCGCGCCAAATCAGCCCCGGCTCCGCACTTCCCGCCACCAGGCCGAGCTGGCCCCGCCCCCTTCGCCCCATTGGCtgccccgctgccgccgccgccaaTCGCCGCGGCCGGAGGAAGGACCGCAACGGAGCGGCCAATCAGCGAGCGCAGCCGAGGCGGGGCGGAAGGTGCCGAGCGCGGGGCGCGGGGCATGCTGGGAGATGTAGTCTGCCCCCATGTCCACTCTGTCCCCCATGCTCCCAGGGCCCGCACCCCCATCCCCGCCTTCCCCGCACTCCCAGTGACCCCAATTCCTCCAATATTGCTTTTTTACCACCGCCCAGTCTCGTCTCTCCGCGCTCCCAGCGCTCCCCACCCCTCCTCCCAGTATTCCCCACCCCGCTTCCCCCAGGCTCCCAGCGCCCACACGTGCCAATcccccctccccctgctcccagtACCCACAATCCTCATTCCCAGtggtcccagtgccaccagtaaCCCCGATCGTGCTTTCCTACTTCCTGTCTGTGCTCTCACTACCCTCCGCGCTGTCTgccacccctgctcccagcccttggGGCGTCACCtccaagaaagaaaaggggTTCCTGGGAACCTCCCCCTTAGACAGTGTCCTTGACATCATTAATCACtttattacttttatttaaatgtaatttcCAGCTCCTCCAAATTCCTCTGTTCCCTTTTAAAAGGGCCCCTCTCTCCAGGAGGGGCAGAACCGTTTTGAACCTTTATTTAACCCAAAGGGCAGCGCTGGGGGAGGGGGCTCATTCTCCAGAGAAACCCCCCACTCACCCCTCACCCACCTCGCTCCAGCCTCAACAGGGGAAGGTCCATcatcatagaaaaaaaaatcccctgaaCGAGCCCCAAACCCGTGTGCAGGGGCGgcccccctgcccctcctgctaTGGTACAAAGAGATCAGTAACTACGTTAGTGGGACCCCCGCCGTGGGGCTGGGAccaccccaggacagggagtGTAAGGCAAAACATCACCGGCCCCCAGGGCCCCCCCACGTGCCCCCTGGTGTGCCAGACCCAGCACAAACAGCTCCCCCCCTCAATGTAATTAGTGTTTTCTTGTTAAAATGCTCAAGTTTTGGGGGCAGTCAGCAGTGAGAGCCAGGGGAATCCCAGGGGAGCAGTGGTTTTGAGGGGGGCACGTGGGGGTGCCCCCCTGTGGGGTCAGAGAAAGGGggttggggtgtccctgcatggTCCCACTCATGTTCCCCCCTTCCTCCACTGGCTCCTGTGCAAAAAAAGCaatgggctgtgctggggtaaCAAGGTTCCACCAGGATAACGAGGCTGTGCcggcctgtccctgctccccctcgctctggggaggggtctcacaGCGTGTCCATCCCCTGCCTGACCCCAGCCCCCCTCCCTGAGCCCCCCTGGTCCCAACAGCCGGCGCACGGCTCGGCCTCAAGTCCCGTGCCCGGCTC is a window of Passer domesticus isolate bPasDom1 chromosome 27, bPasDom1.hap1, whole genome shotgun sequence DNA encoding:
- the CDC6 gene encoding cell division control protein 6 homolog, with product MGVRALGAWGTEWTWGQTTSPSMPRAPRSAPSAPPRLRSLIGRSVAVLPPAAAIGGGGSGAANGAKGAGPARPGGGKCGAGADLAREAPAMASSKRQPTIGFPRTRSARLLAAPSAKSDPGCRAPRPSPRSEASGPPGSGQASPDTRSDRTAAQPLSPKAQPLSPRKRLGDDNLCNVPHALPCSPAKRSKENRGRRLLFGDPSASPEQPKGSGPSPRSGGPETPRSSGLSGQQARSRLFRQEGTCYQQAKQVLHAAVPERLQGREQETGVLRQFLLEHVLGRRPGSLYMSGAPGTGKTACLSRVLLDCKDKLAGSRTVVLNCMALGSPHSVFPALAQQLGLPVATGRERVRSLEKHLTARGPMVLLVLDELDQLESKGQDVLYTLFEWPQLPSSRLVLVGLANALDLTDRSLARLGAQLAGRPQLLHFPPYTKEQLTLILQERLGQVAGDPVLDSAALQFCARKVSAVSGDARKALDVCRRAVEVVELEVRSQTLLKPLPGGDSPVSPVPKRVGLLHISRVLSEVFGDRLAGGSRGSQDTFPLQQKVLLCSLLLLARHSRAREVTLGKLHDTYSQVCRRQQLPAVDQAECLSLVTLLESRGVLELKRAKEARLAKVSLTLEEAVLEHRLQDTALVGSILARGLH